In Deltaproteobacteria bacterium, a single window of DNA contains:
- a CDS encoding carbon-nitrogen family hydrolase — protein sequence MRVASIQMGMDDGGKASNIQRAAALIDGVDGADLILLPEIWNVGYFAFDDYSAESERLSGPTVSMLCEKAAAKGVYLFGGSIVEEDGGAYYNTSVFIDPKGEIIGTYRKIHLFGYQSEEARLLTRGQAPTVVDTELGKFGLSTCYDLRFPELYRQMAVAGAEVFLVASAWPYPRLEAWLLLNRVRALENQVYLVSSNCTGSNRGKAFVGHSTVSDPWGTALAAGGDGECVVRGEMDLAQIPKIRTTFSAFNDRVLID from the coding sequence ATTCGCGTGGCATCCATCCAGATGGGCATGGACGATGGCGGCAAAGCCTCCAACATCCAACGCGCTGCCGCCCTCATCGACGGCGTGGACGGCGCCGACCTGATCCTGCTGCCCGAGATCTGGAACGTCGGCTATTTCGCCTTCGACGACTACAGCGCCGAGAGCGAGAGGCTGTCCGGCCCCACCGTGTCCATGCTGTGCGAGAAGGCCGCGGCCAAGGGCGTGTACCTCTTCGGCGGCAGCATCGTGGAAGAGGACGGCGGCGCGTACTACAACACAAGCGTCTTCATCGACCCCAAGGGCGAGATCATCGGTACCTACCGCAAGATCCATCTCTTCGGGTACCAGTCCGAGGAGGCGCGTCTGCTGACGAGGGGGCAGGCGCCCACGGTGGTGGACACCGAGCTGGGCAAGTTCGGGCTGTCCACCTGCTACGACTTGCGCTTCCCCGAGTTGTACCGCCAGATGGCCGTCGCCGGAGCCGAGGTCTTCCTCGTGGCGTCGGCCTGGCCGTATCCCCGGCTCGAGGCCTGGCTTCTGCTGAACCGGGTGCGTGCGCTGGAGAACCAGGTCTACCTGGTTTCCAGCAACTGCACCGGCAGCAACCGGGGCAAAGCTTTCGTCGGGCACAGCACGGTGTCCGATCCTTGGGGCACGGCGCTGGCAGCCGGCGGCGACGGCGAATGCGTCGTGCGTGGAGAGATGGACCTGGCGCAGATCCCCAAGATTCGCACCACGTTTTCGGCGTTCAATGACAGGGTTCTCATCGACTAG
- a CDS encoding cupin domain-containing protein, giving the protein MPKEEREFFNTDTIDWRPVGAGSGATAEGIMEKILSEDPDTGDYARMVNFPAGVETDETVVHDFWEEVIILEGSLIDTRLNQEFTKGMYGCRPPGMVHGPYKSPNGCITFECRYYKK; this is encoded by the coding sequence ATGCCCAAGGAAGAGCGAGAGTTTTTCAACACCGACACCATCGACTGGCGCCCCGTGGGGGCGGGCTCGGGGGCCACGGCCGAAGGGATCATGGAGAAGATCCTGAGCGAGGACCCGGACACGGGCGACTATGCCCGCATGGTCAACTTCCCCGCCGGCGTGGAAACCGACGAGACCGTCGTGCATGATTTCTGGGAAGAGGTCATCATCCTCGAGGGCAGCCTCATCGACACCCGCCTGAACCAGGAGTTCACCAAGGGCATGTACGGCTGCCGCCCTCCGGGCATGGTGCACGGCCCCTACAAGAGCCCCAACGGCTGCATCACGTTCGAGTGCCGCTATTACAAGAAATGA
- a CDS encoding xanthine dehydrogenase family protein molybdopterin-binding subunit gives MAQFTTVGRSIRRAEGVEKVTGKARFTADLDFPGLLEGRVLRSPFPHALIESIDVREAEALPGVHGVLTRESVRDIDPYYGHCLRDRPLIATDRVRYVGEPVVAVAAESGDLADEALSLVRVRYRELPMAATMDEALAPDAPVLHDANALVGEYHEMAAVEEEAPRNVCHHERLEDGDVAAGFEQADAVFEDTFEFPMICHYSLEPHTAVARFEGDEIALWTSSAHPFLIRAEIAQMFRVPMPNVRVTVPYVGGAFGGKSYFKIEPLAVALARTAGGRPVRLAQSASESMLTIRRHSARCRVMTGVLRDGTVVAREARLHLDTGAYADNGPRVAKRVATRIHGPYRIPNYRIDVYAVYTNTAPAGSMRSIGGPQSIFPLESHMDDIARGLEIDPLAFRLKNLLRRDELLKPGAKPMDADLHMDLRTVGAMVGWNEEQGAPAHNLGIAVGVTDSEAMPVSTALLRLLSDGSVVLMAGSTEVGQGARTVLSQVAAEGLRLPPERIVMRATNTDVTPFDRSTGASRSTTVMGTAVKFAAEDLAGQIRKAAAEAMGCEPTGVTLENGWAEAGGQRMDYGAVVRAYFAMPGGEFIGRGYVRAGGGIPNQFPVFWETGMGAAAVTVDEETGEVRVPHYASVADVGKAINRLQAEAQDEGAAVMGLGHTLCESLLYDGGQPLNPNLIDYKVPGFADMPRRFEVALTENADGPGPWGAKGMGESGIVAVAPAVANAVARATGVRIRELPLTPERVWRALNGKG, from the coding sequence ATGGCGCAGTTCACCACAGTCGGCCGATCCATCCGCCGCGCCGAAGGGGTGGAGAAGGTCACCGGCAAGGCCCGGTTCACGGCCGACCTTGATTTTCCCGGGCTGCTGGAGGGCAGGGTTCTCCGCAGCCCGTTCCCTCATGCCCTGATCGAGAGCATCGACGTCCGCGAGGCCGAGGCGCTTCCGGGCGTCCACGGCGTGCTCACCCGCGAGTCCGTCCGGGACATCGATCCGTACTACGGCCACTGCCTGCGGGACCGGCCGCTCATCGCCACCGACCGCGTGCGCTACGTGGGCGAGCCGGTGGTAGCGGTGGCGGCCGAGAGCGGTGACCTCGCCGACGAGGCGCTGTCGCTGGTGCGGGTGCGCTACCGCGAGCTTCCGATGGCGGCCACCATGGACGAAGCACTGGCGCCGGACGCCCCGGTGCTCCACGACGCCAACGCCCTGGTCGGCGAATACCACGAGATGGCGGCCGTGGAAGAAGAGGCGCCGCGCAACGTCTGCCACCACGAGCGGTTGGAGGACGGTGACGTGGCCGCGGGCTTCGAGCAGGCCGACGCGGTCTTCGAGGACACCTTCGAGTTCCCGATGATCTGCCACTACTCGCTGGAGCCCCACACCGCGGTGGCCCGGTTCGAGGGAGACGAGATCGCGCTCTGGACATCCTCGGCCCACCCGTTCCTCATCCGCGCCGAGATCGCCCAGATGTTCCGGGTGCCGATGCCCAACGTGCGGGTGACGGTGCCCTACGTGGGCGGCGCCTTCGGCGGCAAGTCCTACTTCAAGATCGAGCCCCTGGCGGTGGCGCTGGCGCGCACCGCCGGCGGCCGGCCGGTACGGCTGGCCCAGAGCGCCTCCGAGTCCATGCTCACCATCCGGCGCCATTCGGCGCGCTGCCGGGTCATGACGGGCGTCCTCCGGGACGGCACCGTGGTGGCGCGGGAGGCGCGGTTGCATCTGGACACCGGCGCCTACGCCGACAACGGTCCGCGGGTGGCCAAACGCGTCGCCACCCGCATCCACGGCCCCTACCGGATTCCAAACTACCGCATCGACGTCTACGCCGTGTACACCAACACCGCGCCCGCGGGCTCCATGCGCTCCATCGGCGGACCCCAGTCGATCTTCCCGCTGGAGTCGCACATGGACGACATCGCCCGAGGGCTGGAGATCGACCCGTTGGCGTTTCGCCTCAAGAACCTGCTGCGCCGCGACGAGCTACTCAAACCGGGGGCCAAGCCCATGGACGCGGACCTGCACATGGACTTGCGCACGGTGGGAGCCATGGTGGGCTGGAACGAGGAGCAGGGGGCCCCGGCACACAACCTCGGCATCGCCGTCGGCGTCACCGACTCCGAGGCCATGCCGGTGTCCACCGCCCTCCTGCGCCTTCTGAGCGACGGCAGCGTGGTGCTGATGGCCGGCAGCACCGAGGTGGGGCAGGGAGCACGCACGGTCCTGAGCCAGGTGGCGGCCGAGGGCCTTCGCCTGCCGCCGGAGCGCATCGTCATGCGCGCCACCAACACCGACGTGACGCCGTTCGACCGCTCCACCGGCGCCAGCCGTTCCACCACGGTCATGGGGACCGCGGTGAAGTTTGCAGCGGAAGACCTTGCCGGGCAGATCCGGAAGGCGGCCGCGGAGGCCATGGGTTGCGAGCCGACCGGCGTGACCCTGGAGAACGGCTGGGCCGAAGCCGGCGGACAACGCATGGACTACGGCGCGGTGGTGCGGGCGTACTTCGCCATGCCCGGCGGCGAATTCATCGGCCGGGGCTACGTGCGCGCCGGCGGTGGCATTCCCAACCAGTTTCCGGTGTTCTGGGAAACCGGCATGGGCGCCGCGGCGGTGACCGTGGACGAAGAGACCGGCGAGGTCCGCGTCCCGCACTACGCCAGCGTCGCCGACGTGGGCAAGGCCATCAACAGACTCCAGGCAGAAGCCCAGGACGAGGGCGCCGCCGTGATGGGCCTGGGCCACACCCTGTGCGAAAGCCTGCTCTACGACGGCGGCCAACCCCTCAACCCCAACCTCATCGACTACAAGGTGCCGGGATTCGCAGACATGCCGCGCCGGTTCGAAGTGGCGCTGACCGAGAACGCCGACGGCCCCGGCCCCTGGGGCGCCAAGGGCATGGGCGAGTCCGGCATCGTGGCCGTGGCGCCCGCGGTGGCCAACGCCGTCGCACGGGCCACGGGGGTACGGATTCGTGAGCTGCCGCTTACGCCCGAGCGCGTATGGCGGGCTCTCAACGGCAAGGGTTGA
- a CDS encoding LLM class flavin-dependent oxidoreductase — MAHTVVQDYSRRTEALGFESLTVWDHLTDAPGLYGGSWMDPLICLAAAAACTERIKLGTHILVLPLRHPVLLAKEIATLDYISGGRFFFGVGPGWSKPEFDAMGIDLRERGRRTDEILDACKLLLTEKHVSYKGEFFEFDDVTIDPMPPKYPEVWVAGGSRIPDKLSPDKPYMVKTVMQRIAKHADVFTCRASGKLEWVKRDFETVAEFLKSVGRDPATLGFGHVQATWVVDTQDPEEALRLQRPHMERMMGSNRSWEHLQECYMVGSIDQIIEKLRILENAGMEHVTLQPAGPDIEQVELIAEKIMPHFA, encoded by the coding sequence ATGGCGCACACGGTGGTGCAGGACTACTCCAGGCGCACCGAGGCGCTGGGGTTCGAGTCCCTGACCGTGTGGGACCACCTGACCGACGCCCCGGGCCTCTACGGCGGCTCGTGGATGGACCCGCTCATCTGCCTGGCGGCCGCGGCCGCGTGCACCGAGCGCATCAAGCTGGGCACCCACATCCTGGTGCTGCCGTTGCGGCACCCCGTGCTGCTGGCCAAGGAGATCGCCACGCTGGATTACATCTCGGGCGGGCGCTTCTTCTTCGGCGTGGGACCGGGCTGGAGCAAGCCCGAGTTCGACGCCATGGGCATCGACCTGCGCGAGCGCGGGCGCCGCACCGACGAGATCCTGGACGCGTGCAAGCTGCTGTTGACCGAGAAGCACGTGTCCTACAAGGGCGAGTTCTTCGAGTTCGACGACGTCACCATCGACCCCATGCCGCCCAAGTACCCGGAGGTATGGGTCGCCGGGGGCTCACGCATTCCCGACAAGCTGTCGCCCGACAAGCCCTACATGGTGAAGACGGTAATGCAGCGCATCGCCAAGCACGCCGACGTCTTCACCTGCCGCGCCTCGGGCAAGCTGGAGTGGGTCAAGCGCGACTTCGAGACCGTCGCCGAGTTCCTCAAGTCCGTGGGGCGCGACCCCGCCACCCTGGGCTTCGGCCACGTGCAGGCCACCTGGGTCGTAGACACCCAGGACCCGGAGGAGGCGCTGCGGCTCCAGCGCCCGCACATGGAGCGCATGATGGGCAGCAACCGGAGCTGGGAGCACCTCCAGGAGTGCTACATGGTGGGCAGCATCGACCAGATCATAGAGAAGCTGAGAATACTGGAGAACGCCGGCATGGAGCACGTCACGCTGCAACCCGCCGGCCCCGACATCGAGCAGGTGGAGCTGATCGCGGAGAAGATCATGCCGCATTTCGCGTAG
- a CDS encoding DUF2848 family protein, protein MRTLNLTVVEADGNRSDLEFPVARILDAGFTGKNREGAMKHVEELKAHGVAAPDRIPAYFAVTREMVTTDDEIEVLGDDTSGEVEVVFLFKGDEVYIAVGSDHTDRELEKDSIPKSKVICAKVVSREVWRLADVKPHWERLKLQSWIDVDGRRTLYQEGSLADFLTVDDFLDGVRAVVKDGALDGMVLYMGTMPSLGGELLFSPTFEGRLSDDVLGRELSFRYSIRPIDWLS, encoded by the coding sequence GTGCGTACATTGAACCTGACAGTGGTGGAAGCCGACGGCAACCGCTCGGACCTTGAGTTCCCGGTGGCGCGGATCCTGGACGCGGGGTTCACCGGGAAGAACCGGGAAGGGGCCATGAAGCACGTGGAGGAGCTCAAGGCCCACGGCGTGGCCGCGCCGGACCGCATCCCGGCCTATTTCGCGGTGACCCGTGAGATGGTCACCACCGACGACGAGATCGAGGTGCTGGGCGACGACACTTCCGGCGAGGTGGAGGTGGTGTTCCTGTTCAAGGGGGATGAGGTTTATATCGCGGTGGGCAGCGACCACACGGACCGTGAGCTGGAGAAGGATAGCATCCCCAAGTCCAAGGTCATTTGCGCCAAGGTGGTGTCCCGTGAGGTATGGAGGCTCGCGGACGTGAAGCCCCACTGGGAACGGCTGAAGCTCCAGAGCTGGATCGATGTGGACGGGCGGCGAACGCTCTACCAGGAAGGGTCCCTGGCTGACTTCCTGACCGTCGACGACTTTCTCGACGGCGTGAGGGCCGTGGTGAAGGACGGGGCACTGGACGGCATGGTGCTCTACATGGGGACCATGCCCAGCCTGGGCGGCGAGCTGCTGTTCTCGCCCACCTTCGAAGGGCGCCTTTCCGACGACGTACTCGGGCGCGAGCTGTCGTTCCGCTACAGCATCCGCCCCATCGACTGGCTCTCGTAG